Genomic DNA from Anguilla anguilla isolate fAngAng1 chromosome 17, fAngAng1.pri, whole genome shotgun sequence:
ataataataataataataataattttatacacTACTTCATACATTGCACTGATAatggtttccaaaaaaaaacatagatacAATCAATAGGTATTGAATTGAATAAAGAtgaaacaacttttaaaaaaaaaactgttaaattacttttttcttatTGTACTTTTCACTTGTTTAGTGCGGTATATATGCCCTAAACTATAGTTACACGTTAACTAAGCTagcaatgtataaaaatagccATGAAGCAGTGAAGTTACTTTATATGGTTTCCTATTTTTCAGAAGTACGACGCACATTCATGGGAACTCATCAGAAAAGAAGTATTACGTCATCTTCAAAGGCTGGACCTCATTATGGCTGCAACGAAGACATCAGTGAATTAATTACTGAAGCACGCTTTGTCTAAGAAAGACTTTGCATATGATGGGATCAAaatattacatacagtatttcaaagTGTATTGTTtatctgtaaatgtatttatttatttacttatttatttatttacttatttatttatttatttttacatgataCAACAAAATTGAAAAAGTTGATGTATTCATGTTGGAAATGTGATGTTGgagaccaaaaaataaaatgatattttaacaatttttgtAGCCTTTTCCCTTTCTGAAGACAATGACtggcaaaaagaaatgattgaaTAATTAATTGACAGGCCTTCATAAATCATGTACAGAACATTAGATGTTTCTCTTAGTGTCCGACCgcacaaatacatttatacatactttgataaaggaagaggaaaagaCATATATGGTCAAAAATACACGCAATTCATGATTTACTGTTAGTCTATTAGGGGTTAACAGTGTTAAAAAGCTGCCACATTGttcttaaatgtcattttttttcacagtacATAATAGTGTATATtgaatcaaaaataatttatatggGTGTTTTCCAGGGAAAAGTTTGATTATTGGCAACATGTTTTATTGGCAGAATGGACATTGGGCGCTCTCAGAAGAACaggttccaaaaggctcctctgtctCCACAGAGAAACCGTATCtagacaaagtttttttgtcaggcaaaatatttcaatgtgGGAGCTTTCAGGGTTTTTGACACGTACCATATGGTTCCATAAAGAGCTAAAAAGGATCCCCCTGAAAAGACAAACCAAAGAACCCCTTTTCTGAGAGCGCAGGATAGACGGTAATCACAGACGGGCTGAGGCTGTTTTTCCCAtggcgcgcaggaactggcACCATGGGCTATGCAttgcaaattgtggtcactcacagacgacctttgagggacgttttgtgggacgcatgcggaGGTGGTGCTTcctttagtaggacgcatgcgcaggtggtgccagctaaaatgtgtctgcggaagtgagttgcgccgtgggtctggacggttccgtgcttgctataatttcatttattttgggaGAGGGATCGCATTGTTGAGTTTCATTAAAATTCCCTTTTATTAGAGGCATACTATGCgggattttcaccttgaaaatattataaaatgaccATGTTCAGTCACATCTACGATGCACTGGCAGTTTCTGTGATTGCACACATTTGCCCAAtctgtgctcctctgcctgtatttcttcttctaaaatgtgtttgggacgttcCTGGGCGAGAGGCTCTTTTCTgtgcggggaggggagggtgtgggtGTCGACGAAGCCTGTGAGGGATCAGTTTTCAGCAGAGCgtttgtagctagctactgcaatTGGGGAGGTGAAGAAGCACAAGTACAGCGAAAGGGCAGAACTAGCCTACAGGGCTTGTTGAAAAACCAGAgacaaccttggaattgcttttcctcgaAGGGGATAGCCAAAGTTCACAAAGCGGACGAAAAGCGACACGAAGTCCGTATGTATTCTGTTCGACCCGTAAGTAACCTAGATAGGTGGCCGAAGTTTGGTACTCGGACCGAGTGGGCAGAGCAGTACTCAGAAGACGGAGGAGTAGACTTCTTCGATTGCAAATACAGGACCACAGCAAAGATTATAAGACAAAATCTGCTGTGTTACTTTTAGCTACttaatatttaagaaaaatatacattaagtCTGTTTACAGGACGTTGCATCAGACCCTTGGAAATATAAACGCTGTAGCCAACTGAGCTGGCCATATGGTGCCTGGAAGACAATTTACTGAAAACCCGTCTTGTAGCCTACCTGTACACGCTGTGAGCTATGAGGCTTTAAAGTAAGTTATGTAAATAGTCAAACAATTTTAGTCACACTTCATATCTGTTTATGATTTTtatgttgattgtttttttatacagcATAATTTATGTGTGCGTACTGTTGAGCACGGAATGCCGTAGACTGCAGGCTCACTATAGCAGTAATTCCCCGCATGGTAGATGGAAAGTGAAAGTTGACCAGGAAATTTCACACTTTCTTcgttttcccttttaaaaattagtttttgcttttctacttcatatagcctacatatataagccaccacacacagacacaatgccGTATATTGCAAACCAAGAGCAGAAGAAGCTAAATCTACCGTGTAAGCCATGGACGCGAGAAAGTTCTTATACTTGTTTATTGTTTGCAGCGCACAAGACTTCTGTGACGGCTGCAACTGGATTCAACACGGATTCAGGCGGGTGAGCGGCGAATCCTTGTCGTTGCTCAGTGAGATGGTGAGTTTTCAACCTGCTTTTTCGCCAGTACGtcgtctttttttgtgtgcaaatttaataattaatcgAATTTAATTAACcgagtaaaataatatttatattaaaggCTATTGGGTTCGATCCCGTATGTTAACTTCTTTCCTAAGTAGCAATATTTTTCTACCGtagcaaaatgttattttttaattttattttgtgaggtACAACCGTAAGAACTGCTACTACCTGTGACGGCAGCAAATTAAAGCATGAATTTTCAAATGTCTTCCAAAAATTCACATCACACGCGCGACGCTCGTGCAGCACGAAAAGTAGAAAAATACAATGGTTAGGGGAAAAAATACTCAAGTAGCACTGTGCCTTTTAAATATCATAACGTCGCATGTTCATACAGCATTGCTTGTTGATGTGTGGAATGCCTCGGGTTATAATTATCAGATCGTCTTGTTTACTTGGGAATTGAGGCTCAGTCAGATGCCATTTATAATCATACTAAAGTCACTTTGTTTTGTAGGGTGGAGATATTACTGATGCTAGGGTACACGTACCCTTCCCAAAAACCCTCTACACCAGCATCCACAAAGCACAGGTATGTATTCATTGTTTCTGACTTGTCTAATTAGCCAGAGTTGTCTCATGCCTTCCTATAGACAGGAATTCAGTTTGAAGGCGATTTGAAATTCTGATGAAAACGATACAGTTGTCTACAGGGATGTTATGCTTCAGACACTTGCTTTACTTTACTTACCCAATGATACAATGGATATAAACAGTAGCAGGTCAAAAATTGTGTCAACGCACCATACAGATTTAACAGATTTAGCTACACTGCTCATTTTGAATGTAATTCCATCACAGGTGAACATAAGTCTGAATATTAACCGTCATTTTAACAGATCGTTTAAACTAAACATTTGAGTTAAGATGAGAgctgtacatttaaaatcagaaaacacagttttcccccacactcacactcgccaCTCTCAAACTTGAGATACATATAGTTTAACCAGTTAatggaaaatggctgctgtttgGCCACATGCCATTTGCGGCTTGTTCTTTCACATAAATTTACATAGATAACTTTCATCTGCATACATTTGCAAATCTACAGAAAGGCACGAAGAGGGAAAATCATCATTACTGCAGGGACTGAATGAAAGTGGGCCCAACACTGACCCTGGTGGGACCTCTATTGATTAGTTAAGAGCTGTTGATTGTCTACTAGCCACTCAACCACTTCAGAATCATAACGAAATGTTTCCTTCCTATGTAGGTGGATGACAAAGTGAAATTCCTGCACGAGTTCATTGATCAGATCATCAAACTGTTTGATGGGAATTTGGATGCTGTGACATGGAACAGGCTGAAACTGACACATTTTCGCGCTGCCCTTCACCGCCAGTCTGGCGAACTTCAGAAATGTGTAAGTAGACAGCCTAATAGGAAATAGACCTGTTCAAAATCTTTCCAAATATACAGGAAACAGTCTAACCCTTCATCAATGTCTCACAGGTTTCTTCTGCAAGTAAATATGAGAAGAGACTGAATCGATACTTCAGAAAGTTGAAAAAGAATGTCTTAAAGCAGAAGGTAAGTTATTGTGAAGTCATTCATTGTCATACATATgtgaatatataataataataataataataattattattattataaatataataataataataaccctaACTTTATACACTACTTCTCATACATTGAACAAAAAATGGTTTCAAAAAAATGCAGAGAAGTAAATACAATTAATAGGTATTGAAATGAATAAAGatgaaacaaagtaaaaaaaaaaaactaaaaaaaaagttaaatgagtGTTTACgaaattatttttcacttgTTTATTGTGGTATATATGCCCTAAACTATAGTTACACGTTAACAAAGCTTGCAATGTATGAAAATAGCCATTAAGCAGTTAAGTTATTTTATATGGTTTCCTATTTTTCAGAAGTACGACGCACATTCATGGGAACTCATCAGAAGAGAAGTACTTCGTCATCTTAAAATGCTGGACCTAATTTCGGCTGCAATGAAGGCACCAGTGAATTAATTCCTGAAGCACGCTTTGTCTTAGAAAGACTTTGCATATGATGGGATCACaatattacatacagtatttactgCTATTTCAAAGTGTATTGTTTATctgtaaatttatttatttatttatttatttacttatttatttatttatttatatggtaaaatgtaattgaaaaagTTGATGTTTTCATATTGTAAATGTGACCGAAATGAATaccaaaatattaaattatatttaaaaaaatgttgaagttTTTCCCTTTCTGAAGACAACTGACAACAACAGGAAATGATTGTGAATAATTAATTGACTGTCCTTCATAAATCATGtctaaacaatacatttttcttgcacAAGTCTATTTATACACACTAAAATAAGGGAATAAGAAATGACATAAAtggtcaaatatatatatattagagcccgaccgatgccggatttttgggtccgatgccgatcccgattttggagagtcctagcccacggattaccgatgttttgaccgatattttgtcaaaaagtgcaacattttcaaatcaatttgaaaaacttatattttattaaagtttctatatttaagaacaattaacttataagcaaacaaataaaaataaaaataaacacacaaagaaatttttagataaaaaaatgtaaaagatgatataaaaattaattatatatatatattaagaccatctttaagtgtgtgaaatcaaaataactccacaccttgcttttactcctttcttttccagccatctataaaaaatgaattttaaaaaaatcagtttcccAGTTTCAAAcgtgtatttttatgaatattattattgttattaatttattattattatttcttagtatctattctcagtaaaccaattatattttcttattttatccctactacatgatctcaaagagtaagacttcatctagcgagcttccctgtccataagaatttggtggtgaaaataactacaatgcgctctgacgcgtgactagatgacacactcgctcgcaataacgcattagctattgacacggccttattatttcttatatattctcagtaagttaaatgaattatattttcttattttatttctactacatgatctcaaagagtaagacattatctagcggagctaatgagtgaagcaaatgtaacgttagatgaaattaaattgactggatgaaatacgtgaaaaaaaaatacaatgcactttcatgcaggttacccgcgctaactgttggttgattcacttctccagcagcaatccttctctcatgttatcacgacaaagctagataacatggcttaaaatgatccacgttagaagtgttttatcggcgtttttactgtctggttagcttgctacgatgacgcgtgactagatgacacactcgcttgcaataacgcgttggctattgacaccatatagtagctaatagcattatctcagataaaagaacacatgtgtgatgcattcaatcaccattttattttggctggttatttatttgagaatacagcgatgtcctctggacgcttggcacctccccctcttcgcgtctgcacttcccgctcccgtctgctgtctgtcctggcccctcgctggtggaatgacctccccgtgacggtcagaacagcagagaatctcaccactttcaaacgcagactgaagactcatctcttcaggctgcaccccacccctccctagcctatagttcagctcactgtacctagctaggataatttgattgttagtgtatctggcaggattgtttttgtatgattaggtgtgattccagtgctagtttgtacttggtaggattcttgcttggggaacaagcttactctacagggttggagtcctgatcgatgtggtcacttctggcactacgatccttacttcactctagtgtttcttttgcgcctctacatcatgaaacctatgcacttgttgtacgtcgctctggataagagcgtctgctaaatgcctataatgtaatgtaatgtaatgaaatgtagatcctacgctgcacatgtgctcactgccacttcataaaggcttgctagccagctagtttgctaaagtgaaccaaatatgttagctagctcgctcgcttgatagtgatgattgataaacatagtggtcgtataaacgcatttcattaaaaactttcactaaatatacatacgtttattgcggcaatcgaatctgtgcagacaagtcttgcagtggagaatactggatgaggcacgagAGACAAAcatcttattacagaagtagcgcgtcagctgctgcagttcacacttgtattacagctccctctactggataactgcacccgttaatgcaaatatctaatcagccaatcacgtggcagcaactaaatgcatttaggcatgcaGACAtagtcaagacgatctgctgaagttcaaaccaagcatcagaatggggaagcaaggtgatttaagtgactttgaacatggcatggtcgttggtgccagacgggctggtttgagtatttgagaaactgctgatctactgggattttcacgcacaaccatctctagggtttacagagaatggtccgaaaaagagaaaatatccagtgaacggcagttctctgggcgaaaatgccttgttgatggcagaggccagaggagaatggccagactggttcgagctgatagaaaggcaacagtaagtcaaataaccactcgttacaaccgaggtatgcagaagaacATCTATGAACACacaacacgtcaaaccttgaagcagatgggctacagcagcagaagaccacaccgggtgccactcctgtcacctaatgaagtggccggtaagtgtatatatatatatacacatatgatTCATCATCGTTTGTAAGCCTATAATTGGTTAACAGAGTTAAAAGATATAATTTTTTCACTATAATAATAGAGAACGGATATGGGATCTAAAAATTGTCTATTTTAGGAAAAAGTTACATGATGTCCAAAGTTTCATTGGCAAAACTGGCCTCAGGCCTTGGGATAGACAGAAATCACAGACTGTGCACTGATCCACATGCAGTTTTATGATTATTTAACTTAGGGAGAGGGATCGCACTGCTGAGTTTCATTCAGATTTgcttaaatgataaattatgccGCCTGCTTGTTGGTCAGTaatgctaaatatattttataagtaAATTAGAATCAACTAAGCCTGAATAACGGCGTAAACGCAACCAATCTGTATATgctaaagagtttttttttcattattttttgtgcGTATGCAAACCATGAAATCGGCAGAATGTCTTTAGATAGTATCTCTCTCCTGTTTCATATGACctgcaaatgaaaaattccctgaatgtaaaacaatattatGCTCTTagttttaatcaataaaaagtATTTCCTTAAAGAATCATCGCCATAGTCTCACAATTTCTTCATAAAATTAAAGACCAAAAATCTTTGACCTCCTGCCACCATTCCCCCTCCCCTTTaggttatttttgtttaaacacgCTCTATTAACCTGTGGACTGAACGTTTGCCATTCTGGTACTTTGTCGAGGTCCACAGCTACCAAACACATTGGGGCTTGAAATGAAAGTAGCCAGCATTTAATGAGATTCAAAATTAATAGTTAATTAATCTCATAGCGCATCATACTCggtattaatttaattaatattaatttaattatcattTGGTAAATTAGCCAATGTGCCTCCACCTCCATCTAGACTACCTCAGTGCTGCTACTGGTTATTGGGAAATAGACTCACTATGAGTGCCTTGCAATTGGAGTTTTGAGCCACTGAACGCCTAATAGCGCAAACATTCCATTTATGATACaagcacaaatataaaatatgcactTGAGGTGGACTTCATTGGGTTCCGTCGATTGATTTTCAATCGTTTTCCCTTTGGGGTAATCCAGCACATCCATTCTGCCCTTTGATTTAATCGGCCGCTCCGGGGATAATCCAGCAGATTGGATTACAGTACCTGCAAAAGTGCACGAGGAATGTTGTATTTAAACAGAGTGGTCAATGGCATAAAAAACTCGAATGCAGTCATtcagggccacaaccatccccGGGCCAACTAATTCATGTTTTTGCATGGAGCAGTTTACGGCTATTACAACATCCTAGTTTGAGGCCATCAGAACCCTAGAACCCTAACGGCTCTGTGTTAATATTTCAACTGCCTTATTATTAGTTTGCCTTATTCGTAGCCTGAAATACCTACCTGACAACCAGCTCCAGGGGAGCACTGGGTACCATGCAAGTTTGCCatgcaaataataatagtaattgtATCACTCGCCTAATAGCCTAATTTTGGGGAACTGGCTACATCGGGTGGTGTTGCGTATTTCTTGAATCAATCGTTGTATCGTTCAtcagagaaaatgacagaagtCAGATGACCAACAATCAATTTAAGTGGAGGTTATCCGCCTCCGCAATGCTTAGCCTAGCAGCCAGTTGCGCTCATTGCCCATCGTCTTAAAACTAATAAACTATATTTAGTTTCAAGACGACGGAAAATATGAATCAGATATACAGAAATGTGACTTGTAAACTGTGTCGGAATCGCCGCGTAACATacgcacagaaaaaaagatagCGGCAGTTGATACCAAAGAAGTGTAATTACTTTCCTCCCATCTGCCCGAAACCTGTGGTCTACGGGTTACCACAATATTTCATAACCACATGCTACCAGAATTAAATCCAACATGGTTAGCCTGCCACTTAATTAAACTTT
This window encodes:
- the LOC118217093 gene encoding uncharacterized protein LOC118217093, which gives rise to MGGDITDARVHVPFPKTLYTSIHKAQVDDKVKFVHASIDQIIKLFDGNLDAVTWNRLKLEHFLIILDRQSRELQKCVSSASKYEKRLNRYFRKLKKNILKQRKYDAHSWELIRKEVLRHLQRLDLIMAATKTSVNPTGLVEKPETTLELLFLEGDSQSSQSGRKATRSPAQDFCDGCNWIQHGFRRVSGESLSLLSEMGGDITDARVHVPFPKTLYTSIHKAQVDDKVKFLHEFIDQIIKLFDGNLDAVTWNRLKLTHFRAALHRQSGELQKCVSSASKYEKRLNRYFRKLKKNVLKQKKYDAHSWELIRREVLRHLKMLDLISAAMKAPVN